From the Pseudarthrobacter sp. MM222 genome, one window contains:
- a CDS encoding amino acid ABC transporter permease, whose product MDAVIESLPLYWNGFLRTLFLSAVSGVIALMLGTLLAAARVSPVAALRGFSMTYVEILRNTPLTIAFFFAAIVLPRLGVKFEQFEVAAIIALSAYTAAFIAEAVRSGVNSVPVGQAEAARSIGMKFSQVLSLIILPQALRTVIPPLINILIALVKNSSVAGAFFVLELFGYGRQLANANGDQVMAVLLGVAFFYLLITVPLGILASTVERKVAIAR is encoded by the coding sequence ATGGACGCCGTCATCGAAAGCCTGCCACTCTACTGGAACGGCTTTCTCCGAACCCTTTTCCTGTCTGCCGTGTCCGGAGTGATCGCCCTGATGCTGGGGACATTGCTCGCCGCCGCCAGGGTCTCTCCCGTTGCAGCCCTCCGCGGCTTCAGCATGACCTACGTCGAAATCCTGAGGAACACGCCGCTTACCATTGCCTTCTTCTTTGCGGCGATCGTGCTGCCCCGCCTCGGGGTGAAGTTCGAGCAGTTCGAGGTTGCAGCCATCATCGCATTGAGCGCGTACACCGCAGCCTTCATCGCCGAAGCCGTCCGTTCCGGCGTCAACAGCGTCCCGGTGGGCCAGGCCGAAGCCGCCCGCAGCATCGGGATGAAGTTCAGCCAGGTACTGTCGCTGATCATCCTCCCGCAGGCCCTTCGGACCGTCATTCCGCCCCTGATCAACATCCTGATTGCCCTCGTCAAGAACTCCTCGGTTGCCGGCGCCTTCTTCGTCCTTGAGCTGTTCGGCTACGGCCGGCAGCTCGCCAACGCCAACGGCGACCAGGTCATGGCAGTCCTGCTGGGCGTTGCCTTCTTCTACCTGCTGATCACCGTCCCGCTCGGCATCCTGGCCAGCACAGTCGAACGAAAGGTGGCGATCGCCCGATGA
- a CDS encoding amino acid ABC transporter permease, producing MSSVLYDVPGPKARRVSLIGSVVGSLLIAGLLAWIISTLAQQGIFEGRRWAIFTRADVWSLIGNGIGATLSAAAVAAVIAFPLGLLLCLLRISDVPAIRIPIRVVLEFLRGMPVVLMMLFVLLVFGTNQFLAVVAGLVLYNAAVFAEIIRAGIQSLPKGQREAGLTIGLTSFQSRMIIELPQAVRRMMPSLVAQLVVLLKDTSLGYIVAYGELLRAVQVMADFLGTQYLFPIFFVAAAIYIAINLCVSRIAVWIERRGSKKAAGGVAKAEPAVEAAAAKP from the coding sequence ATGAGCTCAGTCCTCTACGACGTCCCGGGTCCCAAGGCCCGCCGGGTTTCCCTGATCGGGTCCGTGGTTGGCTCCCTGCTCATCGCAGGCCTGCTGGCGTGGATCATCAGCACGCTGGCCCAGCAAGGCATCTTCGAAGGACGCCGCTGGGCCATCTTCACCCGCGCGGATGTCTGGTCCCTGATCGGCAACGGCATCGGCGCCACCCTCAGTGCCGCCGCCGTCGCGGCCGTCATCGCCTTCCCCCTGGGCCTGCTGCTCTGCCTCCTGCGGATCTCCGATGTGCCCGCCATCCGCATTCCCATTCGGGTCGTGCTGGAGTTCCTGCGCGGCATGCCGGTTGTCCTGATGATGCTCTTCGTCCTGCTGGTCTTCGGCACCAACCAGTTCCTCGCCGTAGTGGCCGGCCTGGTCCTGTACAACGCCGCCGTGTTCGCCGAAATCATCCGCGCGGGCATCCAGTCGCTGCCCAAGGGCCAGCGCGAAGCGGGCCTGACGATCGGCCTGACCAGCTTTCAGTCCCGCATGATCATCGAACTTCCCCAGGCTGTCCGCCGGATGATGCCCTCCCTGGTGGCCCAGCTCGTGGTCCTCCTGAAGGACACCTCGCTCGGCTACATCGTTGCCTACGGTGAGCTGCTCCGGGCGGTGCAGGTCATGGCCGACTTCCTGGGCACCCAGTATTTGTTCCCGATCTTCTTCGTGGCGGCCGCCATCTACATTGCGATTAACCTCTGCGTTTCCCGCATTGCCGTGTGGATCGAGCGCCGGGGATCCAAGAAGGCCGCCGGCGGCGTGGCCAAGGCCGAACCTGCGGTGGAAGCCGCCGCAGCGAAACCCTGA
- the dapE gene encoding succinyl-diaminopimelate desuccinylase gives MTAQESTAPAARPHTPVRLDLRQDVALLTAALLDIDSVSGNETVLADAVEHALRALPQLELVRDGDSIIARTNLGRAERVILAGHLDTVPLPTTEGSLGTVPSYWPSGAPGEGVLYGRGATDMKGGVAVQLALAASLFDGGAEPARDVTFVFYDHEEVEAVKSGLGRLVRNHGGLLGGDFAILLEPTDGTVEGGCNGTSRFEASTRGEAAHSARAWMGSNAIHAAAPILARLAAYEPRTINVDGLDYRESLNAVKINGGTAGNVIPDRCVVEINYRFAPDKTPDDAEKHVRELLEGFDVVRTDSAAGARPGLKHPAAASFVAAVGAEPKPKYGWTDVARFSELGIPAVNFGPGDPLLAHKDNEHVEADAVRECLRALRSWLSA, from the coding sequence GTGACTGCCCAGGAATCCACTGCCCCCGCCGCCCGCCCCCACACCCCCGTCCGCCTTGACCTCCGTCAGGACGTCGCGCTGCTCACCGCGGCATTGCTGGACATCGACAGCGTGTCCGGCAACGAAACGGTGCTGGCGGACGCCGTGGAGCATGCCCTCCGTGCCCTTCCGCAGCTGGAGCTGGTGCGGGACGGCGACTCCATCATCGCCCGGACCAACCTCGGCCGCGCCGAGCGCGTGATCCTGGCCGGGCACCTTGACACCGTTCCGCTGCCGACCACCGAGGGGTCCCTCGGCACCGTGCCGTCCTACTGGCCCTCGGGCGCCCCCGGCGAGGGCGTCCTCTACGGCCGGGGCGCCACCGACATGAAGGGCGGCGTCGCGGTGCAGCTTGCCCTCGCCGCGAGCCTGTTCGACGGCGGCGCGGAACCCGCCAGGGACGTCACCTTCGTCTTCTACGACCACGAGGAAGTCGAGGCAGTCAAGAGCGGACTCGGCCGGCTGGTCCGGAACCACGGCGGCCTGCTGGGCGGGGACTTTGCAATCCTGCTTGAGCCCACCGATGGAACGGTGGAGGGCGGCTGCAACGGCACCAGCCGCTTCGAGGCGAGCACCCGCGGGGAAGCGGCCCACTCCGCCCGCGCCTGGATGGGCAGCAACGCGATCCACGCCGCCGCACCGATCCTGGCCCGGTTGGCCGCCTACGAGCCGCGGACCATCAACGTGGACGGGCTCGACTACCGGGAAAGCCTCAACGCGGTGAAGATCAACGGCGGAACCGCGGGCAACGTCATTCCGGACCGCTGCGTCGTCGAAATCAACTACCGGTTCGCCCCGGACAAAACCCCGGATGACGCGGAAAAGCATGTGCGGGAACTGCTCGAAGGGTTCGACGTCGTCCGCACCGACAGCGCCGCCGGTGCGCGTCCGGGTTTGAAGCACCCCGCCGCCGCGTCCTTTGTGGCCGCCGTGGGGGCCGAACCCAAGCCGAAATACGGCTGGACCGACGTCGCCCGCTTCAGCGAACTGGGCATCCCCGCGGTGAACTTCGGCCCCGGGGACCCGCTGCTGGCCCACAAGGACAATGAGCACGTGGAGGCGGACGCCGTACGCGAATGCCTGCGCGCGCTGCGGAGCTGGCTGTCGGCCTAG
- the dapD gene encoding 2,3,4,5-tetrahydropyridine-2,6-dicarboxylate N-succinyltransferase, giving the protein MTETASSAVPADVRSAYGYGVATVSTRNGEATVLDVWFPAPALGVAAERLRDVANADQSLSDIAANGSDPDRGTEQQLVFVQIHLDAAPADTADAYLRLHLLSHRLVQPNSINLDGIFGKLPNVVWTNFGPAAVEDFELTRARLRKRGAVTVYGVDKFPRMVDYVIPSGVRIADADRVRLGAHLAEGTTVMHEGFVNFNAGTLGTSMVEGRISAGVVTGDGSDVGGGASIMGTLSGGGKEKISLGERVLLGANSGVGISIGDDSVVEAGLYVTAGTRVRLVGSKDADGEDTSRIVKAVELSGVPNLLFRRNSSTGEVEVLPRKGQTVALNEALHAN; this is encoded by the coding sequence ATGACTGAGACCGCTTCTTCTGCTGTGCCCGCCGACGTCCGTTCCGCCTATGGCTACGGTGTCGCCACCGTTTCCACCCGCAACGGTGAAGCCACCGTGCTGGATGTGTGGTTTCCGGCGCCGGCCCTTGGCGTCGCGGCGGAGCGACTCCGCGACGTCGCCAACGCGGACCAGAGCCTGAGCGACATCGCGGCCAACGGCAGCGATCCGGACCGCGGCACCGAGCAGCAGCTTGTCTTCGTGCAGATCCACCTCGACGCGGCTCCGGCGGACACGGCAGACGCCTATTTGCGCCTTCACCTGCTTTCCCACCGGCTCGTCCAGCCGAACAGCATTAATCTTGACGGCATCTTCGGCAAACTCCCCAACGTGGTGTGGACCAACTTCGGCCCGGCCGCCGTGGAGGACTTCGAGTTGACCCGTGCCCGCCTGCGCAAGCGCGGTGCCGTGACGGTGTACGGCGTGGACAAATTCCCGCGGATGGTCGACTACGTCATTCCCTCCGGCGTCCGGATTGCCGACGCGGACCGGGTCCGGCTCGGTGCCCACCTGGCCGAGGGGACCACGGTCATGCACGAGGGTTTTGTGAACTTCAACGCCGGAACCCTGGGCACCTCCATGGTTGAAGGCCGCATCTCGGCCGGTGTGGTCACCGGTGACGGGTCCGACGTCGGCGGCGGCGCCTCGATCATGGGAACCCTCTCCGGCGGCGGCAAGGAAAAGATCTCCCTGGGCGAGCGTGTCCTGCTGGGCGCCAACTCCGGCGTGGGCATCAGCATCGGCGACGACTCCGTCGTCGAGGCCGGGCTGTATGTCACTGCCGGTACCCGGGTCCGGCTCGTCGGGTCCAAGGACGCCGACGGCGAGGATACCAGCCGGATCGTCAAGGCGGTCGAACTCTCAGGCGTCCCCAACCTGCTGTTCCGCCGCAACTCCTCCACCGGCGAAGTGGAGGTCCTCCCCCGCAAGGGCCAGACCGTCGCCCTCAACGAGGCCCTGCACGCGAACTAG